The Punica granatum isolate Tunisia-2019 chromosome 4, ASM765513v2, whole genome shotgun sequence genome has a window encoding:
- the LOC116203705 gene encoding cyclin-dependent kinase inhibitor 7 isoform X3, with product MEEDSSRTRECKRTSVTYSSSSSSTAPSKRRKVSSPLGGDGDWDRDWEAFSSVSELASCTALLSTGSAGKAKVEVISPAAALLLRSGRLCPSSFCSDVPAVSPPPLSSFGSGEVVEQRFLVGDQLEEEEEEEEEEKSLGTETSSATTCAINGYFSNTRETTPPSHGVGEEKEDSRRRLMEQVERSPTGSNDRRSAVAGRGRTMMPMPPQAEIEEFFSAAEKYEQKRFTEKYNYDVVKDVPLEGQYQWVRLKP from the exons ATGGAAGAGGACTCCTCTCGTACTCGAGAATGCAAGCGGACTTCAGTCACatactcttcttcttcgagcTCAACTGCGCCTTCCAAGAGAAGGAAAGTCAGCTCGCCGCTGGGAGGTGACGGCGACTGGGACAGGGACTGGGAGGCGTTCTCCTCCGTCTCCGAGCTCGCGAGCTGCACCGCTCTGTTGTCGACTGGCTCCGCGGGGAAGGCGAAGGTTGAAGTTATTTCTCCAGCGGCGGCGTTGTTACTCCGCTCCGGCAGGCTCTGTCCTTCCAGCTTCTGCTCCGACGTTCCTGCCGTGTCGCCTCCTCCTCTCTCGAGCTTCGGCTCCGGCGAGGTCGTGGAGCAGAGATTCCTCGTCGGAGATCAACTG gaggaggaggaggaggaggaggaggaggagaagagttTGGGAACGGAAACCTCTTCTGCTACTACATGCGCCATCAACGGCTATTTCAG CAACACCAGAGAAACCACTCCACCCAGCCACGGTGTCGGTGAGGAAAAGGAGGATTCCAGGAGGAGATTAATGGAGCAGGTGGAGAGGTCGCCCACGGGGAGCAACGACAGGAGGAGTGCAGTGGCAGGGAGGGGGAGGACGATGATGCCGATGCCACCTCAGGCGGAGATCGAGGAGTTCTTCTCGGCAGCAGAGAAGTACGAGCAGAAGCGTTTCACGGAGAA GTACAACTACGACGTCGTGAAGGATGTGCCCCTCGAAGGACAGTACCAGTGGGTTCGCTTGAAGCCCTAG
- the LOC116203703 gene encoding presequence protease 2, chloroplastic/mitochondrial, producing MERAAFLRSLSCSPLACSRFFVRSAHRLSPRSFPRSTHTRPIPRGRPLHLRRWRLLPASSSSPSTSSIRFSRHFSSLSPRAVASPTQPSPEIIGVSDGVAEKYGFEKVSEEFIKECKSKATLFRHKKTGAEVMSVSNDDENKVFGIVFRTPPKDSTGIPHILEHSVLCGSKKYPLKEPFVELLKGSLHTFLNAFTYPDRTCYPVASTNTKDFYNLVDVYLDAVFFPKCVEDIQTFQQEGWHYELNNPSEEISYKGVVFNEMKGVYSQPDSILGRASQQALFPDNTYGVDSGGDPQVIPKLTFAEFQEFHRKYYHPSNARIWFYGDDDPNERLRILSEYLDQFEANPAANESKVVPQKLFSEPVRVVEKYPAGEDDNGKKHMVCLNWLLSDKPLDLETELALGFLDHLMLGFPASPLRKILLESRLGDAIVGGGIEDELLQPQFSIGLKGVSENDIPKVEELIMNTLRKLADEGFDTDAVEASMNTIEFSLRENNTGSFPRGLSLMLRSIGKWIYDMSPFEPLKYEEPLMALKARIAKEGSKAVFSPLIEKYIMNNPHLVTVEMQPDPEKASRDEAAEKEILEKVKGSMTEEDLAELARATMELRLKQETPDPPEALKTVPSLSLHDIPKEPIRVPTEVGDINGVKVLQHDLFTNDVLYTEVVFNMSPLKQELLQLVPLFCQSLLEMGTKDLSFVQLNQLIGRKTGGISVYPFTSSVRGKEDPCSHLIVRGKSMAGRADDLFNLVNIILQEVQFTDQQRFKQFVSQSKARMENRLRGSGHGVAAARMDAKLNVAGWISEQMGGVSYLEFLRSLEERVDQDWDGISSSLEEIRKSLVSKSSCLINMTADGRNLRDTEKFVSKFLDSLPTDSQVGNNSWRARLPPENEAIVIPTQVNYVGKAANIYENGYQLDGSAYVISKYISNTWLWDRVRVSGGAYGGFCDFDTHSGVFSFLSYRDPNLLKTLDIYDATADFLREVEMDDDALTKAIIGTIGDVDAYQLPDAKGYSGLLRYLLGITEEERQKRREEILSTSVKDFREFADAIEAVRGKGVSVTVASPDDVEAANKERAGYFQVKRVL from the exons ATGGAGAGAGCAGCTTTCCTCCGCTCTCTCTCTTGCTCCCCGCTCGCCTGCTCCCGCTTCTTCGTCCGTTCCGCCCACAGGCTCTCTCCCCGCTCCTTCCCTCGCAGCACCCACACCCGTCCCATCCCCCGCGGGCGCCCCCTGCACCTCCGCCGATGGAGACTGCTCCctgcatcatcatcatcaccgtCTACTTCTTCCATTCGATTCAGCAGGCacttctcctctctctcacctCGTGCAGTCGCCAGTCCCACCCAACCTTCTCCGG AGATCATTGGTGTCTCTGATGGTGTTGCCGAGAAGTATGGGTTTGAGAAAGTTTCGGAAGAATTCATCAAAGAGTGTAAATCGAAGGCTACTCTCTTTAGACACAAGAAAACGGGGGCTGAAGTCATGTCTGTCTCAAATGATGATGAGAATAAAGTTTTTGGCATTGTTTTCCGCACACCACC AAAGGATTCAACTGGAATTCCTCACATTCTCGAACACAGTGTGCTGTGTGGCTCGAAAAAGTATCCTTTGAAAGAGCCATTTGTCGAGCTTTTGAAAGGAAGCTTGCACACTTTCTTGAATGCTTTCACGTATCCTGATAGGACTTGCTACCCTGTTGCTTCTACGAATACGAAG GATTTCTATAATTTAGTTGATGTTTATCTGGATGCTGTCTTCTTCCCTAAATGTGTAGAGGATATTCAAACATTCCAACAGGAGGGTTGGCACTATGAGCTGAACAATCCATCCGaagaaatttcatataaaG GCGTTGTCTTTAATGAGATGAAAGGCGTCTATTCACAGCCTGACAGTATATTAGGGCGGGCCTCACAACAG GCTCTTTTTCCAGACAATACATATGGTGTCGACAGTGGAGGTGATCCGCAAGTTATTCCCAAATTGACTTTTGCGGAATTCCAG GAATTCCACCGGAAGTATTACCACCCCAGTAATGCCAGGATATGGTTTTATGGTGATGATGATCCAAATGAACGTCTGCGTATCCTGAGTG AGTATCTAGACCAGTTCGAAGCAAATCCTGCTGCCAATGAATCAAAGGTGGTACCACAGAAGCTCTTCTCAGAGCCAGTGAGAGTTGTTGAGAAATACCCTGCTGGTGAAGACGATAATGGGAAGAAGCATATGGTTTGCTTGAATTGGTTGCTCTCTGATAAGCCCTTAGACTTGGAAACTGAGCTTGCACTTGGATTCTTGGATCATCTTATGCTGGGATTTCCTGCTTCTCCATTGAGGAAAATCTTGCTTGAAAGTCGTCTTGGGGATGCCATTGTGGGTGGTGGAATTGAAGATGAGCTCTTGCAGCCTCAATTTAGCATTGGTTTGAAGGGAGTCTCTGAAAATGACATTCCAAAGGTTGAAGAATTGATAATGAATACCCTCAGAAAGTTAGCAGATGAAGGCTTTGATACAGATGCTGTGGAGGCTTCCATGAACACAATCGAGTTCTCTCTAAGGGAAAACAATACTGGATCATTTCCTCGGGGCTTGTCTCTAATGCTTCGTTCTATT GGTAAGTGGATATATGATATGAGTCCTTTCGAGCCATTAAAATATGAGGAACCGTTGATGGCCCTGAAAGCAAGAATAGCCAAGGAAGGCTCCAAAGCAGTCTTCTCTCCGCTAATAGAGAAGTACATAATGAACAATCCGCATCTTGTTACTGTGGAAATGCAG CCTGATCCTGAGAAAGCTTCCCGTGATGAAGCCGCTGAGAAAGAAATCCTAGAAAAAGTTAAAGGTAGTATGACAGAAGAAGATCTAGCTGAGTTGGCTCGTGCTACAATGGAGCTTCGTTTAAAGCAGGAAACTCCAGACCCACCAGAAGCATTGAAAACTGTCCCAAGCCTCTCTCTGCATGACATTCCTAAAGAGCCTATTCGTGTTCCTACCGAG GTTGGAGATATTAATGGGGTAAAAGTTCTGCAGCATGATCTCTTTACGAATGACGTTCTTTACACTGAGGTCGTCTTCAATATGAGTCCACTGAAACAAGAACTTCTTCAGCTGGTACCACTTTTCTG TCAGTCCCTGCTGGAGATGGGTACTAAGGACTTAAGTTTTGTACAACTAAACCAATTAATTGGAAGAAAAACTGGTGGGATATCTGTATACCCATTCACATCATCAGTGCGTGGAAAGGAGGATCCTTGCAGCCATCTGATTGTTCGAGGCAAATCTATGGCTGGGCGTGCTGATGACCTCTTTAATCTg GTTAACATCATTCTTCAAGAGGTTCAATTTACTGATCAGCAGCGATTTAAGCAGTTCGTTTCACAGAGCAAAGCAAGAATGGAG AATCGTCTGAGGGGCAGTGGCCATGGGGTCGCAGCTGCTAGAATGGATGCAAAACTGAATGTTGCTGGGTGGATTTCTGAACAAATGGGTGGTGTCAG CTACCTGGAGTTTCTTCGTTCTCTTGAAGAGCGAGTGGACCAAGACTGGGATGGAATTTCTTCATCACTGGAAGAGATTCGCAAGTCGCTGGTGTCTAAGAGCAGCTGTCTAATAAATATGACTGCTGATGGGAGGAATCTAAGGGACACAGAGAAGTTTGTCAGCAAATTCCTTGATTCGCTTCCCACGGATTCACAAGTTGGAAATAACTCTTGGAGAGCACGCCTTCCTCCAGAAAATGAAGCTATTGTGATACCTACTCAG GTTAACTATGTCGGAAAAGCAGCAAATATCTATGAAAATGGATATCAACTTGACGGAAGTGCTTATGTTATCTCAAAGTACATTAGCAATACGTGGTTGTGGGATCGTGTGCGTGTGAGTGGTGGGGCCTATGGCGGATTTTGCGACTTTGATACACATTCAG GAGTGTTCTCCTTTTTATCTTATCGGGACCCAAACTTGCTAAAGACTCTTGACATTTACGACGCTACTGCTGATTTCCTACGAGAGGTGGAAATGGATGATGACGCCCTGACAAAAGCAATTATTGGAACTATTGGAGACGTAGATGCTTACCAGTTGCCTGATGCCAAAGGCTACAGCGG TCTCTTGCGGTATCTGTTGGGGATTACAGAAGAAGAGAGGCAGAAGAGACGTGAGGAAATCTTATCGACCAG TGTGAAGGATTTCAGGGAGTTTGCAGATGCCATTGAAGCAGTCAGGGGAAAAGGAGTGTCTGTAACTGTGGCATCTCCAGATGATGTGGAAGCTGCAAACAAAGAGCGTGCAGGCTACTTCCAAGTGAAGAGGGTTCTGTAG
- the LOC116203705 gene encoding cyclin-dependent kinase inhibitor 7 isoform X4 — protein MEEDSSRTRECKRTSVTYSSSSSSTAPSKRRKVSSPLGGDGDWDRDWEAFSSVSELASCTALLSTGSAGKAKVEVISPAAALLLRSGRLCPSSFCSDVPAVSPPPLSSFGSGEVVEQRFLVGDQLEEEEEEEEEKSLGTETSSATTCAINGYFSNTRETTPPSHGVGEEKEDSRRRLMEQVERSPTGSNDRRSAVAGRGRTMMPMPPQAEIEEFFSAAEKYEQKRFTEKYNYDVVKDVPLEGQYQWVRLKP, from the exons ATGGAAGAGGACTCCTCTCGTACTCGAGAATGCAAGCGGACTTCAGTCACatactcttcttcttcgagcTCAACTGCGCCTTCCAAGAGAAGGAAAGTCAGCTCGCCGCTGGGAGGTGACGGCGACTGGGACAGGGACTGGGAGGCGTTCTCCTCCGTCTCCGAGCTCGCGAGCTGCACCGCTCTGTTGTCGACTGGCTCCGCGGGGAAGGCGAAGGTTGAAGTTATTTCTCCAGCGGCGGCGTTGTTACTCCGCTCCGGCAGGCTCTGTCCTTCCAGCTTCTGCTCCGACGTTCCTGCCGTGTCGCCTCCTCCTCTCTCGAGCTTCGGCTCCGGCGAGGTCGTGGAGCAGAGATTCCTCGTCGGAGATCAACTG gaggaggaggaggaggaggaggaggagaagagttTGGGAACGGAAACCTCTTCTGCTACTACATGCGCCATCAACGGCTATTTCAG CAACACCAGAGAAACCACTCCACCCAGCCACGGTGTCGGTGAGGAAAAGGAGGATTCCAGGAGGAGATTAATGGAGCAGGTGGAGAGGTCGCCCACGGGGAGCAACGACAGGAGGAGTGCAGTGGCAGGGAGGGGGAGGACGATGATGCCGATGCCACCTCAGGCGGAGATCGAGGAGTTCTTCTCGGCAGCAGAGAAGTACGAGCAGAAGCGTTTCACGGAGAA GTACAACTACGACGTCGTGAAGGATGTGCCCCTCGAAGGACAGTACCAGTGGGTTCGCTTGAAGCCCTAG
- the LOC116202827 gene encoding probable carboxylesterase 12 has product MEKADESIAHDLSPFLRIYKDGRVERLIGKDVVPPSKEPTSPGLSKDVAISPEPTVSVRLYLPNNPPPSSSKLPVLVYFHGGGFMIGAAVSSTYHNYLNVLAVEARVIIVSVEYRLAPECPIPAAYDDSWAAIKWVGSHFSGLGYEEEIKLSNGTGIGFELAGLILVHPYFWGNDPLEDEATEPEKLAKIEIWWRLANPTTTGFDDPYFNPGKDLGILRMGCSRILACVAKKDELRARGWYYKEVMEKSRWEGEVEVMEANGEDHVFHLINPTSENAIAMMKRLVEFMNDHR; this is encoded by the exons ATGGAGAAAGCGGATGAGAGCATAGCCCATGATCTCTCCCCCTTCCTCCGCATCTACAAGGATGGTCGCGTGGAGCGACTCATCGGCAAGGACGTGGTCCCCCCATCAAAGGAACCCACTAGTCCCGGCCTCTCCAAGGACGTCGCCATCTCCCCCGAGCCTACCGTCTCTGTTAGGCTCTACCTCCCAAACAATCCACCACCCTCTTCCTCGAAGCTCCCAGTACTGGTCTACTTCCATGGGGGAGGATTCATGATCGGGGCCGCCGTGTCTTCCACCTACCACAATTACCTCAATGTCCTCGCAGTCGAGGCCAGGGTAATTATTGTCTCAGTGGAGTACCGGCTGGCACCTGAGTGCCCGATCCCGGCAGCGTACGACGACTCGTGGGCTGCCATCAAGTGGGTCGGATCCCACTTCAGCGGACTGGGCTATGAG GAAGAGATCAAGTTGAGCAACGGAACAGGAATTGGGTTTGAGCTTGCGGGGTTGATCCTCGTGCACCCGTACTTTTGGGGTAACGATCCATTGGAGGACGAAGCCACGGAGCCCGAGAAGCTGGCTAAGATCGAGATCTGGTGGAGGCTCGCGAACCCGACCACGACGGGCTTTGATGACCCATATTTTAACCCTGGAAAGGACCTGGGCATCCTAAGGATGGGGTGCTCTAGGATCTTGGCCTGCGTCGCCAAGAAGGACGAGCTGAGAGCAAGGGGATGGTATTACAAGGAGGTGATGGAGAAGAGCAGGTGGGAGGGAGAGGTGGAGGTGATGGAAGCAAATGGAGAGGACCATGTCTTCCATCTTATCAACCCTACCTCTGAGAATGCTATTGCTATGATGAAGAGGCTGGTTGAGTTCATGAATGATCATCGTTAA
- the LOC116203705 gene encoding uncharacterized protein LOC116203705 isoform X6 yields MEEDSSRTRECKRTSVTYSSSSSSTAPSKRRKVSSPLGGDGDWDRDWEAFSSVSELASCTALLSTGSAGKAKVEVISPAAALLLRSGRLCPSSFCSDVPAVSPPPLSSFGSGEVVEQRFLVGDQLFQAFRFPLKTLASALRCLFSPLPSLLCPAAFLTSINQTHGGILNERLSLSEFFFFFFCVLTTSAPSVAINNTFTHGYIT; encoded by the exons ATGGAAGAGGACTCCTCTCGTACTCGAGAATGCAAGCGGACTTCAGTCACatactcttcttcttcgagcTCAACTGCGCCTTCCAAGAGAAGGAAAGTCAGCTCGCCGCTGGGAGGTGACGGCGACTGGGACAGGGACTGGGAGGCGTTCTCCTCCGTCTCCGAGCTCGCGAGCTGCACCGCTCTGTTGTCGACTGGCTCCGCGGGGAAGGCGAAGGTTGAAGTTATTTCTCCAGCGGCGGCGTTGTTACTCCGCTCCGGCAGGCTCTGTCCTTCCAGCTTCTGCTCCGACGTTCCTGCCGTGTCGCCTCCTCCTCTCTCGAGCTTCGGCTCCGGCGAGGTCGTGGAGCAGAGATTCCTCGTCGGAGATCAACTG TTTCAGGCGTTTCGATTTCCTCTCAAAACTTTGGCCTCTGCTCTGCGTTGCTTGTTTTCTCCGTTACCTTCATTGCTCTGTCCGGCGGCATTTTTGACATCCATCAACCAAACGCACGGCGGCATTTTGAACGAACGATTGTCTCtctcagaatttttttttttttttttttgtgtattaACCACTTCAGCTCCGTCTGTTGCCATTAATAATACATTCACGCACGGTTACATTACATGA
- the LOC116203705 gene encoding cyclin-dependent kinase inhibitor 7 isoform X1, giving the protein MEEDSSRTRECKRTSVTYSSSSSSTAPSKRRKVSSPLGGDGDWDRDWEAFSSVSELASCTALLSTGSAGKAKVEVISPAAALLLRSGRLCPSSFCSDVPAVSPPPLSSFGSGEVVEQRFLVGDQLEEEEEEEEEEKSLGTETSSATTCAINGYFSSRSNTRETTPPSHGVGEEKEDSRRRLMEQVERSPTGSNDRRSAVAGRGRTMMPMPPQAEIEEFFSAAEKYEQKRFTEKYNYDVVKDVPLEGQYQWVRLKP; this is encoded by the exons ATGGAAGAGGACTCCTCTCGTACTCGAGAATGCAAGCGGACTTCAGTCACatactcttcttcttcgagcTCAACTGCGCCTTCCAAGAGAAGGAAAGTCAGCTCGCCGCTGGGAGGTGACGGCGACTGGGACAGGGACTGGGAGGCGTTCTCCTCCGTCTCCGAGCTCGCGAGCTGCACCGCTCTGTTGTCGACTGGCTCCGCGGGGAAGGCGAAGGTTGAAGTTATTTCTCCAGCGGCGGCGTTGTTACTCCGCTCCGGCAGGCTCTGTCCTTCCAGCTTCTGCTCCGACGTTCCTGCCGTGTCGCCTCCTCCTCTCTCGAGCTTCGGCTCCGGCGAGGTCGTGGAGCAGAGATTCCTCGTCGGAGATCAACTG gaggaggaggaggaggaggaggaggaggagaagagttTGGGAACGGAAACCTCTTCTGCTACTACATGCGCCATCAACGGCTATTTCAG TTCTCGCAGCAACACCAGAGAAACCACTCCACCCAGCCACGGTGTCGGTGAGGAAAAGGAGGATTCCAGGAGGAGATTAATGGAGCAGGTGGAGAGGTCGCCCACGGGGAGCAACGACAGGAGGAGTGCAGTGGCAGGGAGGGGGAGGACGATGATGCCGATGCCACCTCAGGCGGAGATCGAGGAGTTCTTCTCGGCAGCAGAGAAGTACGAGCAGAAGCGTTTCACGGAGAA GTACAACTACGACGTCGTGAAGGATGTGCCCCTCGAAGGACAGTACCAGTGGGTTCGCTTGAAGCCCTAG
- the LOC116203705 gene encoding cyclin-dependent kinase inhibitor 7 isoform X2, which yields MEEDSSRTRECKRTSVTYSSSSSSTAPSKRRKVSSPLGGDGDWDRDWEAFSSVSELASCTALLSTGSAGKAKVEVISPAAALLLRSGRLCPSSFCSDVPAVSPPPLSSFGSGEVVEQRFLVGDQLEEEEEEEEEKSLGTETSSATTCAINGYFSSRSNTRETTPPSHGVGEEKEDSRRRLMEQVERSPTGSNDRRSAVAGRGRTMMPMPPQAEIEEFFSAAEKYEQKRFTEKYNYDVVKDVPLEGQYQWVRLKP from the exons ATGGAAGAGGACTCCTCTCGTACTCGAGAATGCAAGCGGACTTCAGTCACatactcttcttcttcgagcTCAACTGCGCCTTCCAAGAGAAGGAAAGTCAGCTCGCCGCTGGGAGGTGACGGCGACTGGGACAGGGACTGGGAGGCGTTCTCCTCCGTCTCCGAGCTCGCGAGCTGCACCGCTCTGTTGTCGACTGGCTCCGCGGGGAAGGCGAAGGTTGAAGTTATTTCTCCAGCGGCGGCGTTGTTACTCCGCTCCGGCAGGCTCTGTCCTTCCAGCTTCTGCTCCGACGTTCCTGCCGTGTCGCCTCCTCCTCTCTCGAGCTTCGGCTCCGGCGAGGTCGTGGAGCAGAGATTCCTCGTCGGAGATCAACTG gaggaggaggaggaggaggaggaggagaagagttTGGGAACGGAAACCTCTTCTGCTACTACATGCGCCATCAACGGCTATTTCAG TTCTCGCAGCAACACCAGAGAAACCACTCCACCCAGCCACGGTGTCGGTGAGGAAAAGGAGGATTCCAGGAGGAGATTAATGGAGCAGGTGGAGAGGTCGCCCACGGGGAGCAACGACAGGAGGAGTGCAGTGGCAGGGAGGGGGAGGACGATGATGCCGATGCCACCTCAGGCGGAGATCGAGGAGTTCTTCTCGGCAGCAGAGAAGTACGAGCAGAAGCGTTTCACGGAGAA GTACAACTACGACGTCGTGAAGGATGTGCCCCTCGAAGGACAGTACCAGTGGGTTCGCTTGAAGCCCTAG
- the LOC116205503 gene encoding uncharacterized protein LOC116205503, producing MWSGGGGSVYWGSKGGESRGIVVVFGWVSLQESQLRSFVELYSSLGWNSLVCHAGFLSAFYPEKATSLAFFVLNELLEELHIKPCPVVFAAFSAGSKACMCKVFQIVDRSGKGHLNWDAYRLVRNCVSGVMFDSSPVDITHDLGSRFALHGSILSRPGPSKVVSWIAKGVSSGLDALYLTKFESQRAQYWKNLHSSVCMEAPYLIVCSEDDSLAPYETICTFTQTLQNLGADVKILNLSGSSHIGHYKNYPIQYSDAMATLLETAASTVFSRKLQRLEEERLEGQHDEISELICDLQNAAVNSNQCLRRVSSGPGDSFSLTSSTHDNGRTSEDEHREASSSNLNLLQNPPTISAHSILGQMLYDVCVPKNVEGWDIKFSGSLNGQPYASSRKLSPSHNSKCLRRSRL from the exons ATGTGGAGCGGCGGGGGCGGCAGTGTTTACTGGGGCTCGAAGGGCGGAGAATCCCGGGGGATCGTGGTGGTCTTCGGGTGGGTGTCTCTCCAGGAGAGCCAATTGAGGAGCTTCGTGGAGCTCTATTCCTCTCTGGGTTGGAATTCCCTCGTTTGCCATGCCGGGTTTCTCAGCGC GTTTTATCCCGAGAAGGCAACGTCTCTGGCATTCTTTGTTCTGAATGAGCTGCTTGAG GAACTGCACATTAAACCGTGCCCCGTAGTCTTTGCAGCTTTCTCTGCTGGCTCCAAGGCGTGCATGTGCAAGGTCTTCCAG ATTGTAGACAGAAGTGGGAAAGGTCACTTGAACTGG GATGCATATCGTTTGGTCAGAAACTGTGTCTCCGGGGTCATGTTTGATTCAAGTCCAGTAGACATTACGCATGATTTGGGTTCCCGGTTTGCTCTGCATGGCTCCATCCTAAGTAGGCCTGGACCATCAAAGGTCGTTTCTTGGATAGCAAAAGGTGTTTCATCTGGTCTAGATGCTCTCTATCTTACTAAATTTGAATCCCAGCGGGCTCAGTATTGGAAAAATTTGCACTCCTCAGTG TGTATGGAAGCTCCGTATCTCATTGTATGTTCAGAAGATGACAGTCTCGCTCCGTATGAAACTATCTGCACTTTTACCCAGACTCTGCAAAATCTTGGCGCAGATGttaagattttaaatttgagtGGATCCTCTCATATAG GTCACTATAAGAATTATCCGATCCAATACAGTGATGCTATGGCCACGCTACTGGAGACAGCAGCTTCCACAGTTTTCTCAAGAAAACTACAGCGGCTAGAGGAAGAGAGACTTGAGGGTCAGCACGATGAGATCTCTGAGTTGATTTGTGACCTCCAGAATGCGGCAGTAAACTCAAACCAGTGCCTCAGAAGGGTCTCATCAGGACCTGGCGACAGCTTTTCCCTCACAAGTTCCACGCACGACAATGGCAGAACCTCAGAGGATGAGCACAGAGAAGCATCATCCTCAAACTTGAATCTTCTGCAGAATCCCCCTACTATCAGTGCCCACAGCATCCTTGGACAGATGTTATATGATGTTTGCGTCCCCAAGAATGTCGAGGGTTGGGATATTAAATTCTCGGGCTCTTTGAATGGACAGCCTTACGCATCTTCCAGAAAGCTATCTCCCTCCCACAACAGTAAATGCCTTCGGCGCTCGAGATTATAA
- the LOC116203705 gene encoding uncharacterized protein LOC116203705 isoform X5, whose translation MEEDSSRTRECKRTSVTYSSSSSSTAPSKRRKVSSPLGGDGDWDRDWEAFSSVSELASCTALLSTGSAGKAKVEVISPAAALLLRSGRLCPSSFCSDVPAVSPPPLSSFGSGEVVEQRFLVGDQLEEEEEEEEEEKSLGTETSSATTCAINGYFSSRSNTRETTPPSHGVGEEKEDSRRRLMEQVERSPTGSNDRRSAVAGRGRTMMPMPPQAEIEEFFSAAEKYEQKRFTEK comes from the exons ATGGAAGAGGACTCCTCTCGTACTCGAGAATGCAAGCGGACTTCAGTCACatactcttcttcttcgagcTCAACTGCGCCTTCCAAGAGAAGGAAAGTCAGCTCGCCGCTGGGAGGTGACGGCGACTGGGACAGGGACTGGGAGGCGTTCTCCTCCGTCTCCGAGCTCGCGAGCTGCACCGCTCTGTTGTCGACTGGCTCCGCGGGGAAGGCGAAGGTTGAAGTTATTTCTCCAGCGGCGGCGTTGTTACTCCGCTCCGGCAGGCTCTGTCCTTCCAGCTTCTGCTCCGACGTTCCTGCCGTGTCGCCTCCTCCTCTCTCGAGCTTCGGCTCCGGCGAGGTCGTGGAGCAGAGATTCCTCGTCGGAGATCAACTG gaggaggaggaggaggaggaggaggaggagaagagttTGGGAACGGAAACCTCTTCTGCTACTACATGCGCCATCAACGGCTATTTCAG TTCTCGCAGCAACACCAGAGAAACCACTCCACCCAGCCACGGTGTCGGTGAGGAAAAGGAGGATTCCAGGAGGAGATTAATGGAGCAGGTGGAGAGGTCGCCCACGGGGAGCAACGACAGGAGGAGTGCAGTGGCAGGGAGGGGGAGGACGATGATGCCGATGCCACCTCAGGCGGAGATCGAGGAGTTCTTCTCGGCAGCAGAGAAGTACGAGCAGAAGCGTTTCACGGAGAAGTGA